From [Flavobacterium] thermophilum:
CGCTTGTGGCGGACGGCCTGAAGCAAACAGCTTTGCTAGTTCACTCTGAATGGAGGAAATTTCGGTCGCGACAACATAATCAGCGATAACTGGAAGCCCTTTTTCCGTTAGCGTCTGCCGAAATCCTTCAATGCGCTCCATCCTTGGAATGACATGGGAAACAAGCGGGGGAGCAACGACCCCGATGCGTTGGTAGCCTCGCTCGGCAAGATATTCAACTGCTAAAGCGGCCGCTTTTTTATTGTCAAGCAGAACCGCATCCGCTTTAATCCCCGGAACCATCCGGTCGACAAATATAAGCGGAAAGCGCTCTTCGACCATTTTTTGATATATTTCGGCATTTTTTCCTGTCGGGAAAATAATCAAGCCATCGACTTGTTTTGCGCGCAACATCTCAATATACTTTTTCTCTTTTTCCGGGTCGTCATCCGTATTGCAAACAATGACATGAAAACCGCGCTCTTGGCACGCTTCTTCGATGGCATGCAAGACTTGAATCGTAAGCATATGCAAAATATTGAAGACAATGACTCCGATGGTTGCTGTTGTTTTCTGTTTTAAGCTGCGAGCGATAATATTCGGCTGATATCCTAGCTCTTCAATTGCTCGAGCAATCCGTTTTCTCGTTTCCTCGCTCATATATTCATAGCGTTTATTTAAATATTGCGATACGGTGCTTTTTGAAACATTGGCTAACTTCGCGACATCGGCCATCGTTACTTTTTTCAAGGGGATCCCTCTTTCATTACTAAATCGATTTAGTATTTATAAACCGGTTTAGTAGAATTATAAACCGAAATGAAAGCGTTTTACAACTATTTTTTACATAAAGGAAAAACGAAGGTTCATCACCAAAAGATGTACTTGATTTTTACGTTAAAATGTGATAGAGGTCTCTAGACGGACACGCAAAGTAAAACGCTGGATATTTCGATACCCATATCCTCGCCTTTTGATCAATTTTATTTTGTTGTTGATTCCTTCCATTGGACCATTTGAGTAAGAAAAAACGATGCAAGAAAGCACTGCGTCTCTTCGAGTGATGAGTGCCTTGGCAATCCTGCGTACGGCGGCACAGTCGCTAAAAAGGTACCGGTCAAACCATTGGGTCAAACGAGTTTCGGCTTGCTTTCTTGTTTGGCTTTTGGATACGTAACGGAAATGTGAAGTGCTTGATAGACATCACGTCAATAAGCACTTTCTTGGCACCATTGTCGAACTTCCTATCTCTCTTCTTCTGTTAATTTTTCTGGACGTTGGCTTAACCATCGGCACACGCGGCGAACGCTTCCATGTTTGGTTCCGCCTTTGGCAAGGTATTTGCGACAACGTTCCAGTGCATCGGTGAATAACTGAATCACATGGAAGTGGTCAAGAACATGGATGGCTTTTGGACATACCTTTTCAATGGCTTTTCTCATGGCAGGAGCCAAGTCGCTGACAACATACTTCACTTTGGAGGCGACGGGTTGAAGCGCCTCCACAATGGCTTCTTCATTTTTTCCAGAAGCAATGGAAAGGACATTCCGAGTCTGTATGTCCATCACCGCTACTCCGTAATCATGTCCCTTTCGGAAAGCGAATTCATCCACACATACTACTGTAGGATTCGATGTTGGTAAAAGAGCCGGGGCATATTGATAAAACCAGCGTTCTACTGTCGTATAGGCGAGTTGTAACAAGCGAGCGACTTCTTGAATCGTTTTTCCGATGCATAACTGGGCGACCCAATGTTGAAACGATTCCGTCGCGATACTGTGAGACGGAAGTCCCGGATAAGAAACGGTGAACGTCAGAAAACAGGCTTGGCAACGCCGTCTTTCTATGGGAAGTTCAATCCAAAATAAACCGACCGTATTGGTATAGCCATGAATCCATTGTTTTCGTTTCGATGATATTTTGGTTGTCCGTCCGAAGCAAGTCGGGCAGATCAGACAATGAGGAGGGAGGGAAAGTTCAAAAATCCATCGTTCTCCCTCTTTTCGTTCTCCATGAATAAGAAAGCCTGGTAAAGTGATCAAATCTTTGATAAACTGAGATTGCATGCGAAATTTCCTCCATGGTTGATGGTTTGGTCACCTTTACCATACAGGAAATTTCGCATTTTTTGTACCCTTGATCAGAAAACAACCTGATTGTCAAGTACATTTTGTGGTGAAGAGCCTACTATTTTACAAAATTCCACTTTTTTGGTTCATCACCAAAAGATGTACTTGACTTTTAAAGACAAACATGATAGCAATGTTGCTCAAAGAGACGTGTGGTATAAAAAGGAAAAATGCTGTTTTGATTTTCTCTATCATAATCGTCTTTCTTTGTCAAGTACACTTTGTGGTGAAGAGCCACTTTTTTTCATAGGACAGAACATACATAAGACCATCACTTCTAAGGCCTATTGCGCTGTCGTAAAATGAAAACACTAAAAAATTCACATACTCCCCCCTCCCTCATCCCATACTAAGAAAAATCGACATCATTCGCATCCAGAGGGCGATCATGGAACAATGGATTCTTTGAGCGCTTGTTGCGGTCGGGGTGAGGCTTTTGTTGTTGAGTTTCCGCATTTCTCCAGCTCGGGATGTATGGGTGTCGTTTTTGCTGAATGCATATGCGGCGAGTTTTTTCGGTTCGATCGTGGCGGGGGCCGGGCTGCTCGAGTATCCGGTCCGTTTTTTTGCTTCTTACTCACATTTCGCACCCTGAATAAAAATTCAAAATAAGCCTGATTTGAGTGAATAAAAATTAGTTATTTTACAATATTTGTATAAAAATTTATTTTTATGCGAATATTTTGGTTATTTTTTGTATATTATGCAAAGGTTGCGAAATATGAGTTCTTATACAAATAACAGCGTCATTTTTGAATATCTTCTCTATCCGGTTGTCAGTGTGTACGTCTATGCCACCTCGCGCCGAGCGCGCTGGCCGGGTGTGGCGGCGCAATGCGCGGGGTATGCGGCGGTGCTGACGGCCCTTGAGGTTGTCTTTGAACGGCATACGGATTTGATCGAATATCATGGTTGGAAGTGGGAATACTCACTCGTTACAATGTTTCTGTTGACGTTGGCCGTTCGGTTGCTCGCAGGGCGAATGCTGAGACGAAATGAGTGAGCCAGCATGTCTATTTTTGCCCGTTTGGCGCTATACATATAGTATCATGTCCAAAAGGAGGCAAACGGGATGGTGCTGTTTGACATCAAACACCGCCTGTATTATGAAGTCATCAATTCCGCGCGTCCAAAAATGGCGCCGATCCGCCAAGACCGGGCGTGGGGGTATGTGTGGAAGAACGTAAATGGCGAGCGGGTGAAGTTTTGGATCGATTTCCGGCGCGGGCGGTACATGTATTTTGAGTACGGGCGCAAGTGGTACCGGGTCGCGTACTTGCAGGCAAACGGAAAAAAGTCAGGCGATGATGTGTTGGATGGCGCGATGATCGATTTGACGGTGGACGGGCACCGGCTGCTGTTCATGAAAGGGCGCGTAGGCCGCGAGACGGCGCAAGTGGTCTAAAGCAGGTGCGCCTCTTGGCAGGCGTTGGAGGGTCTTTTTCGCGCTTACGCTGAAACGGCGGGCGGCAAGGGATCATTTTCCCTTGCCGCCTTCTTTTTACGCCCACCACATCTCCGGCAGTTCTTCTTTGAACAGCACCTTTTTCAAAAGCGCGACGGCTTTGGACAGCCCTTCATCGATCGAAGCGAGCATGTCTTCATGCTCGATCGACAGCACGTAGTCGTAGCCGACGGCGCGCAGGGCGCTGACGATGTCGCGCCACATTTTTTCGCTTTGCCCGTAGCCGACGGTACGGAACACCCATGAGCGGTCGAGGATTTGGCTGTAATGTTTCGTGTCGAGCACGCCGTTTTTGCGGATGTTCGCTTCGTCTAAGTACGTGTCTTTCGCATGCACATGGAAAATCGCTTTTTCGCGGCCGAGCAGTTTGATCGCCTCAACCGGGTCGATGCCTTGCCAAAGCAGGTGGCTCGGGTCGAAGTTGGCGCCGATTGCGTCGCCGACATGTTCGCGCAGTTTGAGGAGCGTTTCCGGGTTGTAGACGACAAAGCCCGGATGCATTTCAAAAGCGATTTGCGTGATGCCGTGCGCTTTGGCGAACGCGGCTTCTTCACGCCAGTATGGGATGACGACTTCTTCCCATTGCCATTTTAAAATTTCCAAGTAATCCGGCGGCCAGGAGCATGTGACCCAGTTCGGGTATTTGGCGCCGGGATGGTCGCCCGGGCAGCCGGAGAAGGCGTTGATGACCGGGACTTCGAGCTGCTCGGCGAGCCTGACCGTTTTCCGCCACGTGTCATGTGACTGTTTCGCGAACGTTTTGTCCGGATGAAGCGGGTTGCCATGGCAGCTTAACGCGCTGATGACGAGGCCGCGGTCGGCGACAGCTTTTTTCAGCGCTTTGATGTTTTCCGGCTGATCCAACAGCGCGTCGGGATCGCAATGGGCGCTGCCCGGGTAATTGCCGGTGCCAAGCTCAACGGCTTCGATGCCCATGGCGGCGACTTTGTCGAGCATTTCCTCAAACGGCAGCTGCTGATACAAGACGGTGAATACGCCTACTTTCATTTTGTCATTCTCCCCCTTTTGACGGCGCGCAACGGCCGGACGGCCGCCGCGCCGCGCTGTTGTTGCTTCTCGTCGGATGAGCGGATCGAACGAACTCCCACGCTTATTCCGCCACCCGCACCCATTGTTTCGTGCGATGACTTTCCAAAATGGCGTCGACGATCCTCATCGTATGGTGGCCGTCGGCGATCGTCGCAAACGGCAGTTCCCCAAGCGCCTCGCCGCGTTGTTTCCGGATGATGGCGCCATAAAAATCACGGAACAAATTTTTCAGCCCGTCCGGCCAGCCTTCTTCATGGCCGCCTGGATAATGGGCGTAAGCGGCGGCTTGCGGCGACAAGAGTGCTGGGTCGCGGACGATTTCTTCGTTCGGGCCGTTGCGGCGCCCGACCCAGAGGCGGTTCGGGTGCTCTTGGTCCCAGGCGAGCGTCATCTCATCGGCCGCAATTTCAAAATAGAGCCGGTTTTTCCGGCCGGCGCTCACTTGGGAAATCGTAAACGCCCCGTGGGTGCCGTCGTCAAAATGGACGAGCACGCTGCCGCCGTCTTCCGTATCAATCTCCACCGGCTCGGCGTCTTGGCTGCGGCCGGATGTGAACGTGCTCCCTTCCTGTTTCGGCTTGTAGCGAACCGGATGGACAGTGCGCAAGTCGGCGAACACTTCGACGATTTTCTTGCCGAGCACGTATTGCACCGTGTCGCACCAGTGCGAACCGATGTCGGCGATGGCGCGCGACGGGCCGTTTTGCGCCGGGTCGAGCCGCCAGTTGTAGTCCGTGTCATACAAGAGCCAGTCTTGCACATAGCCGCCGTACACGAAATGGACGCGCTTCGCCTCACGGGCAAGCCGCTCTTTCGCCTCGACAACGAGCGGGTAGTGGCGGTAGTTGAAGCAGACCGCGCTAAGGCTTTCGCTTTGTGCAGCGAGCCGCTTTAATTCCGCCGACTGTTCGCTGTCCATGGCGAGCGGCTTCTCCGACAACAAATGTTTTCCCGCCTCAAGCGCGGCCTTGTTGATCGGGAAATGGAGGACGTTGCGCGTGCAGTTGTGCACGGCTTCGACGTCCGGGTCGTCAATTAAAGCGCGGTAGTCGCCGTACGCTTTCGGAATCCCGAATCGGCGCGCGGCTTCCTCCGCTTTTTCTTGGCTGCTTGAGGCGATGGCGACAATGTTCACGAACGGCAGGCGGCGGAGCGCCTCAATATGGGAAGAAGCGGAAAAGCCCGTGCCGATAATGCCGACGTTGATCGGTTTCACTGCGTCACTCCTCCTTGTTTCGCTTTGATCGGCTCAAGCGGCTTGACATTGCCAAAGACGATTTCCCCGCGGTTGACTGGCGCGGCCCAGCGGACGGCATTGGCGATCACTTTCAGCACATCCGGGTGATGGTACGTCGGATACGTTTCATGGCCGGGGCGGAAGTAGAAAATTTTCCCTTTCCCGCGCGTAAACGTGCAACCGCTGCGGAACACTTCTCCGCCTTCAAACCAGCTGATGAAAATCGTTTCGTCCGGCTCTGGGATGTCGAAAAACTCGCCGTACATTTCTTCCTGCTCAAGCTCGATGTACGGTCCGATTCCTTCCACGATCGGATGGCCCGGGGCGACGACCCAGAGACGCTCTTTTTCATCGGCTTCGCGCCATTTCAAATTGCATGTCGTCCCCATCAGCTTTTTGAAAATTTTCGAGAAATGGCCGGAATGAAGGACAATGAGCCCCATTCCTTCGAGCACGCGGCGGTGGACGCGTTCGACAACCTCATCTTTCACTTCGTCATGGGCGATATGCCCCCACCAGACGAGGACGTCGCACCGGTCGAGCACCTCGTCGGTCAAGCCGTGCTCCGGTTCGTCCAAGACAGCGGTCGCGGCGTCAAACCCTGCTTCGGCTAGGTAGTTCGCGATGACGGTATGCATTCCTTCCGGATAAATCGCTCTTACCTGTTCATCTTTCTTTTCATGGCGAAATTCGTTCCAGACGACGACGCGGATGGGTGTAGTCATTCATGGATCCCCCTTGTTTTTTTTCGGATTGCGTTCATAAAGGCAAGGACGGCTTGTTTTTGGTTCACAGCTCGCGGGAAGCCAGCACCGCTTCTCACCATTCAATGCGAACTTGCCGCCCTTTTTCGGACGATTCGTAAATCGCTTCTAACACTTTGGCGATCGTAAGCCCTTGTTCAGCGTTGCAAAGCGGCGGCGTGTTCTCGGCGATGCTCGTCAAGAAATGGTCAAGGAGCGCCACCCGCTCGCTCTGGTCATCAAAATGGAGCGTGACATCGGCCGGAACGCCGTGTTCGTTGCGGAACCATTTCACTTCTTGGCGGTTGCCGGCGATATTCCACTCCCAGCGCACGCCGCCTTCCGTGCCAAGAAACTCGACATATGCCCGCTCTTCTTCAATGTGCGACGCCCAGCTCGTCTCAAGCAGCACCGTCGCGTCGTTTTCGAGCTGGATGAACGCCGCGGCGAAATCTTCGACCGTATAGGCGGCATCAGGCGAAAACGTCGTTCCCGGCCATGCCCCTTGGCGACGCGGGCCGAACTTCGCGTACGTTTTCCCCGTCACCGCGACCGGGTTCGGGTTCCCGAGCAGCCAAAGCGTCACATCGAGCATATGGACGCCCAAATCGATGAGCGGACCGCCGCCGGAGCGTTCGCGGTCAAAAAACCATGCCCCCCATGCGGGAATGCCGCGGCGGCGCACCCAGCCCGTTTTCGCGTAATAAATCTCACCGAACGCACCGGATTGGATTCGCTCATGCAGCCATTGCGCCGCTTGGCGGAAGCGGTTGTTCAACGACACCATAAACTGTTTTCCCGACTCATCACGGGCGCGGATGATGGCGTCGGCCTCTTCCGCTTTCGTCACCATCGGCTTTTCGCAAAGCACGTGTTTCCCGGCCCGCAAGCTGTCGACCGCCACTTGGGCGTGCAAAAAATTCGGCACGGTAATGATGACGGCATCGACATCTGGTGAGGCGAGCAGTTCCTTGTAGTCGCGATACACTTCACGGATGCCGTACGTTTTCGCTTTCTCCGCGGCCGCTTGTTCATTGACGTCGCAAATCGCCAGCAAGACGACGCGCTCGGGCAGGGTGAGCGCCGCCTTGATGTGTTCATTGGAAATCCCTCCAGCTCCAATCAAGCCGAGGCGGATTGGAATCGTGTTCCCCATGCTTTTTCCCCCTTGCGTTTTATGTTTGCGGCTTCCATATTCCATCGCTTCCCCATCATTTGCTTGATGTAATCGATTACATCATCGCCAGAAAATCCGCCCGTCCCCCAGGACCGGAACGGGACGCTCTGTCCAATTCTTCAGACAGAGCGCCCGCCTCCACACGAATCGCGGATGACAAGCCGGTCGGGAAGAACGAGCTGGCGCCGCTCGACATCGATTCCTTCAATGAGCCGAAGCAGCAACTCCATCGCTTTTTGGCCGATCTCAAACATCGGCTGGGCGATGGTTGTAAGGCTCGGTTCAAAAATCGAGGCCATGTGAATGTCGTCAAATCCGACAACGGCGACATCGTCGGGAACGCGCCCGCCGCGATGGCGAATGGCTTTAACCGCCCCGATCGCCATCTCATCGTTGGCGGCGAAAATCGCGGTTGGCGGCTTCTCAAGGGCGAGTAGCTTGAGCGTCAAATGATATCCGGACTCATAGGTAAAATCACCTTCCTGCACGAGCGCCGCATCGACTTCGATCTCGTGCTGCGCCAACGCTTGATAATAGCCGCGCAGCCGATCGCGGCTTAAAATGACGTCCATCGGCCCGGATAAGTGGGCGATGCGGCGATGGCCGAGGCGGATCAAGTGTTCTGTCGCTTTGCGGGCGCTGCTGATATTGTCAATGGACACGGTCGGGATATCCGTCCCTTCGAGATACTCGCACGCCAAGACGATCGGAAACTGGCGCGCCATCTCTTCCATCAGCTCTTTGCGGATGCGGGCGGTCAAAAAAATCATCCCGTCGACTTGCCGCTGCGGCAATACGTTCAAATATTGCTCCTCAAGCCGGGCATCGTTTTGCGTATCGCCAAGCAGCACTTGATAGCCGTGCTTGAGGGCGACCGCTTCAATGCCGCGCAGCACTTTCGAGAAAAATGGGTTCGTAATATCGGGCACGACGACGAGCACCGTCTCGGTCTCCATCCGCCGCAAATACCGGCCGAGCACGTTCGGCTGGTAGTTCAGCGCTTCAATGGCTTCAAGCACGCGCTGCCTTGTCTCTTCGGTGACATTGCCCGTGTTGCGCAACACGCGCGACACGGTCGCCGTCGATACGTTCGCCCGTTTCGCTACATCTTTTATGCTTGCCATTGGTCGTAGTCCTCTCGCTTATGTAATCGATTACATCACCATCGTATCGGAAAGACAGGACGGTTGTCAAGCGTTGTTTTTTCTATCCGTCTTAGACATGGGTTGCTCCTTTCTCATCGGCGAAAAAGATCATCTCCCATCACGAAAGCTTCTGCGAAAGCGTAATCATGAGATGAATCGATGCTTCCGACCTCCAACCACAGGTAGGCATTGTCCAAGACTAGCGCACCCCCGCTCTTTCGACAAGAGCAAACCGTTCAGGGACATTTGTGGTGTTGGCAGGCCAATGCATGTATGACGCGAAGTCAATACAATACAAAACAGAAATTTTTCCTAGTGATCCAATTTTTATTTTCTATGCAGGATTTTTTCTTCTGCTCACGAACCAGTTTATCATGTAACGTTTCAAAATGAGGTGATCGAATGGCCATTGACCATGACCGATTGTTCAAAGAGCTGATTCAAACGTTCTTCGAAGAGTTTCTTCTCCTCTTTTTCCCCGACATGCACGAACACATTGATTTCAGCCATTTGTCTTTTCTGTCCGAAGAACTGTTTACCGATGTCACGGCAGGTGAAAAATACCGCGTCGATCTATTGATCGAGACGAAGCTGAAAGGGGAAAATGGGCTGATCATCGTTCATGTGGAGAATCAAAGCTACGTGCAACCATCGTTTCCAGAGCGCATGTTTATCTATTTCAGCCGTCTGTTTGAAAAATACCGCACGCGCATCGTTCCGATCGCTGTCTTCAGCTATGAGGCCCTTCGCGAGGAACCATCCGTGTTCTCAATCGAGTTTCCCTTTGGCGACGTGCTGCAGTTTCGCTTTTTCCCCGTAGAGCTGCGCAAGAAACATTGGAGAGACTACATCCGGCATGACAATCCGATCGCAGCTGCCCTCCTTGGCAAAATGGGGTATACTGAAAGTGAGAAAGTCGAGTTGAAAAAAGAGTGTTTGCGCATGTTGGTGCGATTGGAGCTGGATGAAGCGAGGCAGCGGCTCTTGTTGGGCTTTTTTGAAACGTATGTGAAGCTGTCGGAGGAGGAAGAGCAACAACTGCAAAGAGAGGTGAAGGCGATGGAAACGAAAGAAAGAGAAAAAGTGTTGGAGCTGATCATTTCCTATGAGCAAAAGGGAAGGAAAGCGGGATGGGAAGAAGGGATGAAACGCGGGATTGAACAAGGGATCAAGCAAGGAATGAAACAGGGAATGAAACAGGGAATGAAGCAACTGATCCGTAACATGGCGCGCAAAGGAATGACGGAGAAAGACATTGCTCAGTTGGTGGATCTTCCAGTGGAAGATGTTCGGGCATTGCTTGAAGAATAGGAAAATAAATAGTGATGTGAGGAGAACTCCATGGAAATTAGAAAACCAAACGATTCGGAATACAAAACGATTTTATCACTCACACCACAAGCATTATTCGAAGGCACATTAGGCGAAGCAAAACCGTCAGAGGAAAAAGTCAAACAACTGATTGAGCCATTATTGCAGAAAGGGAGCTATTATTTGATCGCAACGGAAGGCAATCATCTCATGGGTTGGATTTTAATCGGAGCAAGCCAAGACCCGCTCACTGAGAAAATATATGGATTTATCTACGAATTGTTTGTGTTAGAAGAATTTAGGGAAAAGGGAATGGCAAGGAAATTAATAGAAGCTGGCATCGAACATCTTAAACAGGATGGATATTCAGAGATTCGTTTACGT
This genomic window contains:
- a CDS encoding flagellar assembly protein H, whose translation is MAIDHDRLFKELIQTFFEEFLLLFFPDMHEHIDFSHLSFLSEELFTDVTAGEKYRVDLLIETKLKGENGLIIVHVENQSYVQPSFPERMFIYFSRLFEKYRTRIVPIAVFSYEALREEPSVFSIEFPFGDVLQFRFFPVELRKKHWRDYIRHDNPIAAALLGKMGYTESEKVELKKECLRMLVRLELDEARQRLLLGFFETYVKLSEEEEQQLQREVKAMETKEREKVLELIISYEQKGRKAGWEEGMKRGIEQGIKQGMKQGMKQGMKQLIRNMARKGMTEKDIAQLVDLPVEDVRALLEE
- the cytR gene encoding HTH-type transcriptional repressor CytR; this encodes MASIKDVAKRANVSTATVSRVLRNTGNVTEETRQRVLEAIEALNYQPNVLGRYLRRMETETVLVVVPDITNPFFSKVLRGIEAVALKHGYQVLLGDTQNDARLEEQYLNVLPQRQVDGMIFLTARIRKELMEEMARQFPIVLACEYLEGTDIPTVSIDNISSARKATEHLIRLGHRRIAHLSGPMDVILSRDRLRGYYQALAQHEIEVDAALVQEGDFTYESGYHLTLKLLALEKPPTAIFAANDEMAIGAVKAIRHRGGRVPDDVAVVGFDDIHMASIFEPSLTTIAQPMFEIGQKAMELLLRLIEGIDVERRQLVLPDRLVIRDSCGGGRSV
- a CDS encoding Transposase and inactivated derivatives, encoding MQSQFIKDLITLPGFLIHGERKEGERWIFELSLPPHCLICPTCFGRTTKISSKRKQWIHGYTNTVGLFWIELPIERRRCQACFLTFTVSYPGLPSHSIATESFQHWVAQLCIGKTIQEVARLLQLAYTTVERWFYQYAPALLPTSNPTVVCVDEFAFRKGHDYGVAVMDIQTRNVLSIASGKNEEAIVEALQPVASKVKYVVSDLAPAMRKAIEKVCPKAIHVLDHFHVIQLFTDALERCRKYLAKGGTKHGSVRRVCRWLSQRPEKLTEEER
- a CDS encoding Trehalose utilization protein; translation: MTTPIRVVVWNEFRHEKKDEQVRAIYPEGMHTVIANYLAEAGFDAATAVLDEPEHGLTDEVLDRCDVLVWWGHIAHDEVKDEVVERVHRRVLEGMGLIVLHSGHFSKIFKKLMGTTCNLKWREADEKERLWVVAPGHPIVEGIGPYIELEQEEMYGEFFDIPEPDETIFISWFEGGEVFRSGCTFTRGKGKIFYFRPGHETYPTYHHPDVLKVIANAVRWAAPVNRGEIVFGNVKPLEPIKAKQGGVTQ
- the afr gene encoding 1,5-anhydro-D-fructose reductase; translated protein: MKPINVGIIGTGFSASSHIEALRRLPFVNIVAIASSSQEKAEEAARRFGIPKAYGDYRALIDDPDVEAVHNCTRNVLHFPINKAALEAGKHLLSEKPLAMDSEQSAELKRLAAQSESLSAVCFNYRHYPLVVEAKERLAREAKRVHFVYGGYVQDWLLYDTDYNWRLDPAQNGPSRAIADIGSHWCDTVQYVLGKKIVEVFADLRTVHPVRYKPKQEGSTFTSGRSQDAEPVEIDTEDGGSVLVHFDDGTHGAFTISQVSAGRKNRLYFEIAADEMTLAWDQEHPNRLWVGRRNGPNEEIVRDPALLSPQAAAYAHYPGGHEEGWPDGLKNLFRDFYGAIIRKQRGEALGELPFATIADGHHTMRIVDAILESHRTKQWVRVAE
- the ycjS_1 gene encoding Uncharacterized oxidoreductase ycjS gives rise to the protein MGNTIPIRLGLIGAGGISNEHIKAALTLPERVVLLAICDVNEQAAAEKAKTYGIREVYRDYKELLASPDVDAVIITVPNFLHAQVAVDSLRAGKHVLCEKPMVTKAEEADAIIRARDESGKQFMVSLNNRFRQAAQWLHERIQSGAFGEIYYAKTGWVRRRGIPAWGAWFFDRERSGGGPLIDLGVHMLDVTLWLLGNPNPVAVTGKTYAKFGPRRQGAWPGTTFSPDAAYTVEDFAAAFIQLENDATVLLETSWASHIEEERAYVEFLGTEGGVRWEWNIAGNRQEVKWFRNEHGVPADVTLHFDDQSERVALLDHFLTSIAENTPPLCNAEQGLTIAKVLEAIYESSEKGRQVRIEW
- the degA gene encoding Degradation activator; translated protein: MKKVTMADVAKLANVSKSTVSQYLNKRYEYMSEETRKRIARAIEELGYQPNIIARSLKQKTTATIGVIVFNILHMLTIQVLHAIEEACQERGFHVIVCNTDDDPEKEKKYIEMLRAKQVDGLIIFPTGKNAEIYQKMVEERFPLIFVDRMVPGIKADAVLLDNKKAAALAVEYLAERGYQRIGVVAPPLVSHVIPRMERIEGFRQTLTEKGLPVIADYVVATEISSIQSELAKLFASGRPPQALFAINDLTLMEILHFVKNNGIHVPDDLALISIDDVPFADIYTPTLTTIAQPTFAMGKKAAERLFMQITKKQKHKPQIFRFPPTLIERKSVRQRGNHNDGRQ
- a CDS encoding Hydroxypyruvate isomerase produces the protein MKVGVFTVLYQQLPFEEMLDKVAAMGIEAVELGTGNYPGSAHCDPDALLDQPENIKALKKAVADRGLVISALSCHGNPLHPDKTFAKQSHDTWRKTVRLAEQLEVPVINAFSGCPGDHPGAKYPNWVTCSWPPDYLEILKWQWEEVVIPYWREEAAFAKAHGITQIAFEMHPGFVVYNPETLLKLREHVGDAIGANFDPSHLLWQGIDPVEAIKLLGREKAIFHVHAKDTYLDEANIRKNGVLDTKHYSQILDRSWVFRTVGYGQSEKMWRDIVSALRAVGYDYVLSIEHEDMLASIDEGLSKAVALLKKVLFKEELPEMWWA